The genomic stretch GGTCCTGGTAGGAGGAGAGGTAGAGGCTCTCCCCGCTGCCGAGGGCGAAGAAGCCCCGGGGGATGAGGCTCTTCCAGATCAGGTCCCGGACGCGGGACTGAAGGTCGCGGTTGAAATAGATGAGGACGTTGCGGCAGAAGACGACGTGGAACTCGTTGAAGGAGCCGTCGCAGGCGAGGTTGTGGTGGGCGAAGACGATCCGCTCCGCAAGATGGGAGCGCATCATCGCGTTCTCGCCGTCGTGGACGTAGTAGTCGGAGAACTCGCGGGTGCCTCCGGCCGCCTTGTAGTTCTTGGAATACTCGGCGACGAGGGGGAAGGGGAAGACGCCCGACTGGGCCCGGGCGAGATTGCCCTCGTTGAAGTCGGTGGCGTAGATCCGGCAGCGGGAATAGAGGTCCTCCTCGTGGAGGAGGATCGCCAGGGAATAGGCCTCCTCGCCGGTCGAGCATCCGGCGACCCAGATGCGGATGAAGGGATAGGTCTGGAGCCAGGGAATGATCTCGGAGCGGACGGCCCGGTAGAAGGCGGCGTCTCGGAAGAGGGAAGTGGTGCGGATGGTCAGGATCTCGACGAGCTGCATCATGCCGTCGGCATCGCCGAGGACGCGCGCCTCCAGCTGGGCCAC from Verrucomicrobium sp. GAS474 encodes the following:
- a CDS encoding CheR family methyltransferase encodes the protein MMTDDSARAAAFAGEDEDGISLLSADPSFVAAVPRLFEKVFDQYGFDFRHYSEGYLERRVARALADFKLENVAQLEARVLGDADGMMQLVEILTIRTTSLFRDAAFYRAVRSEIIPWLQTYPFIRIWVAGCSTGEEAYSLAILLHEEDLYSRCRIYATDFNEGNLARAQSGVFPFPLVAEYSKNYKAAGGTREFSDYYVHDGENAMMRSHLAERIVFAHHNLACDGSFNEFHVVFCRNVLIYFNRDLQSRVRDLIWKSLIPRGFFALGSGESLYLSSYQDRYEEVAEKKRIYRKIHAD